The following is a genomic window from Candidatus Dependentiae bacterium.
TCGGACTTAATCATCTAGCTCGGTATATTTTTGAACAATATGGCATACAATAGCCCAATCAGGATCTAAACACATGAAGCGTTGGTATGTTGTCCAGGTGTATGCTGGTTATGAAGAAGCTGTTAAGGCTGATTTGCTAAAGCGTATTCAGGAAAAAAACTTGCAAGATAGCTTTGGGGATATTTTAGTTTCATCGTCTTCGACTAAGCTAAGAAATCTTTTTGAGGTTGCCGATGCCAAAGATCAGCAATTGTTTCCTGGGTACATATTAGTAGAAATGGAAGTTTCTCCTGAGACGGTACGATTAGTTATTTCCAACTCTCGTGTTTTACGCTTTTTGGGTGGCCAACATGAGCCGGTTCCGCTCACTCAAAAGGAAATCGATCGCGTTATTTCTCAGATTAAAGGTGAGATTGCGATTGTTTCTGAAAAGAATGAGTTTATTACTGGGTCTGATATTGAAATTAGCGAAGGTCCATTCGCTGGTTTTATGGGTATCGTTGACAAGGTGGATAAAGATAGTGAGAGGTTGACAGTAATGGTAAGCATTTTTGGTAGAATGACACCAGTAGAATTAAATTTCGATCAAGTCAAACGATAAGTTGAGGTAGGTACGTTACGATGGCAAAAGAATTAAAAGCGCAGGTTAAGCTTCAGATTCCTGCGGGAGCTGCAACACCAGCCCCACCAGTTGGTTCATCACTTGGTCAGCATGGTGTTAATATTATGGATTTCTGTAAGCAATTCAATGCAAAAACAGCAAGTCGCAAAGGTGAGACGGTTCCCGTTATTATCTCTATTTATAAAGATAAAACATTTACCTTCATTTTAAAAACACCGCCGGTTAGTGAGCTTATTAAAAAGAGAATTAACCTTGCCAAGGGATCCTCTAAGCCGAACACTGATAAAGTGGGCAAAATAACTTGGAGAGAGATAGAAGAGGTTGCTAAAATTAAGCTTCCTGATTTAAATGCTACGAATATTGAACAAGCAAAATTAATTATTGCTGGTAGTGCGCGTAGTATGGGCGTAGTTGTTATTGATTAATGTTGGTAGGGAACGTACTATGGCTAAACATGGCAAAAAGTATAGAAAAGCAAGTGAGCAAGTAAAGCGTGGGGAATCTTTCTCTGCGCAACAAGCGCTTGATAAAGTTAAGCAATTAGCATTTGCGAAATTCGATGAATCTGTTGATATTCATGTCAACTTGGGCATCGACGCTGCTAAGGGCGAACAAGTTGTGCGTGGCTCAGTTGTTTTACCTTTTTCAAAGGGTAAAGCGGTTAAGGTTCTTGTGTTTGCAAAAAATGAATTTGCAGATAAGGCACTAAAAGCTGGCGCTGATTATGTTGGCTCAGATGATTTGATTGAAAAAATCAGTGGTGGTTGGATGGATTTTGACTATGCTGTTGCAACACCTGATTTAATGGCAATGGTTGGTAAGGTTGCTAAAACTTTAGGACCAAAAGGTCTTCTGCCTAATAAAAAACTTGGCACCGTGACATTTGATGTTGCTGATGTTG
Proteins encoded in this region:
- the nusG gene encoding transcription termination/antitermination protein NusG; the protein is MKRWYVVQVYAGYEEAVKADLLKRIQEKNLQDSFGDILVSSSSTKLRNLFEVADAKDQQLFPGYILVEMEVSPETVRLVISNSRVLRFLGGQHEPVPLTQKEIDRVISQIKGEIAIVSEKNEFITGSDIEISEGPFAGFMGIVDKVDKDSERLTVMVSIFGRMTPVELNFDQVKR
- the rplK gene encoding 50S ribosomal protein L11, with the translated sequence MAKELKAQVKLQIPAGAATPAPPVGSSLGQHGVNIMDFCKQFNAKTASRKGETVPVIISIYKDKTFTFILKTPPVSELIKKRINLAKGSSKPNTDKVGKITWREIEEVAKIKLPDLNATNIEQAKLIIAGSARSMGVVVID
- the rplA gene encoding 50S ribosomal protein L1 yields the protein MAKHGKKYRKASEQVKRGESFSAQQALDKVKQLAFAKFDESVDIHVNLGIDAAKGEQVVRGSVVLPFSKGKAVKVLVFAKNEFADKALKAGADYVGSDDLIEKISGGWMDFDYAVATPDLMAMVGKVAKTLGPKGLLPNKKLGTVTFDVADVVQDLKRGRQFFKNDKSGLVHFTIGKVSFSPDQLYQNLTTFIKALMAAKPPVSKGKFLRKITLASTMGLGMAVNPDDLS